One Pelobates fuscus isolate aPelFus1 chromosome 8, aPelFus1.pri, whole genome shotgun sequence genomic window carries:
- the LOC134571365 gene encoding serine protease 53-like yields the protein MAGNEPAVIESLDLIAGSPLRVFYYLSVCGKQAVQEHIYGGANAMPGEWPWHASLSYLGKPFCGGSLISDSWVITAAHCFDGNSTSKDPKSWTVQLGFTKFGDVTENSAVNVTILKIVIPENYTNFVVGTDMALVKLSHPVAFTQLISPVCLPEKTHRFRLRSTCYATGLMNVSEEDKSAEKDVPEKVPLDSTRALHKLTIILVGWRTCNCIYNSYMKPELLNPTKPGMMCAVEHDEQTGPRLGDSGGPIVCNEDGIWFLAGIISFSAEFKLHDTPTIVTAVSFYQEWIQNNVDTDASFAPQNITVTDDVDTDNCSDLLSTKNPGCGRILQIKARGSNDAGAWPWQVDLVNNGLHACGGALISDSWVITAAHCFTGPLSSDSPHGWTVIVAPGSPAMREISVQSISMHGAFISPEDGRDVALLQLAQPVNFGPYIQAVCLPQASNHIKYGSSCWHTGWDRPTVDGKTGPPRAVAMELIDPSQCNCIYSHPSSANHSMSILPGMICASNKEKEENQCLSDSGGPLVCQEDEVFVLVGLQSFGGKCQQRMEGDTILPGVFTQLITYEDWMYHVTNDNSLNLQPMTTYGEVDNERCPINLSRGCGYTISSPGSVPNNNATEGSWPWLVSIQRYQRHACSGAVIAQTWVLTSAHCMFSYKLDLNDDYTVILGRQSQNGPNHHEVTRKVRRVVIHPEYNQTSGKNDLALIEVYYDVTFSDYIQPICLPPEDIKPPSTGCWVTGWEIWNPPENKPASPLIQELEVSLLVNEKCGDQGNKSGPNQDTQLCAAKINEKDFTCLKESSAPLVCQLHPGGPWFLFGIGISLIKSRGYECPAKYTPMPSKLSWVREVVPHTEFDLVKLT from the exons aTGGCAGGGAACGAGCCTGCTGTTATTGAGTCACTAGATTTAATAGCAGGG TCACCACTCAGAGTTTTCTATTATCTTTCAGTTTGTGGCAAGCAGGCTGTGCAGGAGCATATTTATGGAGGAGCCAATGCTATGCCCGGAGAGTGGCCTTGGCATGCAAGTCTGAGCTACCTGGGCAAGCCGTTCTGTGGGGGCAGTCTCATATCTGACAGCTGGGTCATCACCGCTGCTCACTGCTTTGATGG aaactcGACCTCGAAGGATCCAAAGTCATGGACTGTGCAGCTGGGCTTCACCAAATTTGGGGACGTGACAGAGAACTCGGCTGTCAATGTGACAATACTGAAGATAGTGATCCCTGAAAACTACACAAACTTTGTGGTGGGAACGGATATGGCTTTGGTGAAGCTGTCTCACCCAGTGGCATTTACACAACTTATTTCCCCTGTCTGCCTCCCAGAAAAGACTCACAGATTCCGTTTACGTAGTACGTGCTATGCCACCGGCCTCATGAATGTATCTGAAGAGGATAAGAGTGCAGAAAAAGATGTACCAGAAAAAG TGCCGCTGGACAGCACAAGGGCTCTGCACAAATTGACTATAATCCTGGTCGGCTGGAGAACCTGTAACTGTATCTACAACTCTTACATGAAGCCAGAGCTGTTAAACCCCACAAAGCCAGGCATGATGTGTGCAGTAGAACATGATGAGCAAACAGGGCCAAGGCTC GGCGACTCTGGGGGTCCGATAGTCTGTAATGAGGATGGCATCTGGTTCCTTGCGGGTATCATCAGTTTCTCTGCAGAGTTCAAACTACATGATACTCCCACCATTGTCACTGCCGTGTCTTTCTATCAAGAATGGATCCAAAACAATGTGGACACTGATGCTTCCTTTGCCCCCCAAAACATCACAGTGACCGATGATGTAGACACTGATAACTGCAGTGACCTCCTGAGCACCAAGAACCCAG GCTGTGGGAGAATCCTCCAAATAAAGGCTCGTGGTTCTAATGACGCAGGTGCGTGGCCTTGGCAGGTTGACCTGGTGAACAATGGGCTCCATGCGTGTGGAGGTGCCTTGATATCTGACTCCTGGGTGATAACAGCTGCTCACTGCTTTACTGG ACCTCTCTCATCAGACTCCCCACATGGCTGGACTGTGATAGTGGCCCCTGGGTCGCCAGCCATGCGTGAGATCTCTGTCCAGAGCATAAGCATGCATGGAGCATTTATATCACCAGAGGACGGGAGAGATGTTGCCCTACTTCAGCTTGCCCAACCAGTTAATTTTGGGCCATACATTCAGGCAGTCTGCCTCCCTCAAGCTTCCAACCACATAAAGTATGGATCTTCATGCTGGCACACTGGGTGGGACAGACCCACCGTTG ATGGAAAGACTGGGCCACCGAGGGCTGTGGCGATGGAGCTGATTGATCCTAGCCAGTGTAACTGTATCTACAGCCACCcaagctcagccaatcacagcatgTCTATACTACCTGGCATGATATGTGCCTCCAACAAGGAGAAAGAGGAAAACCAATGCCTG AGCGACTCTGGTGGACCCCTTGTTTGTCAAGAGGATGAAGTATTTGTTCTTGTTGGGCTGCAAAGCTTTGGTGGGAAGTGTCAGCAAAGGATGGAAGGGGACACCATCCTTCCTGGAGTGTTCACTCAGCTTATCACCTACGAGGATTGGATGTACCATGTGACAAATGACAATTCTTTAAATCTACAGCCAATGACCACCTACGGGGAGGTGGACAATGAGAGATGCCCCATAAATCTTTCAAGAG GTTGTGGGTACACAATCTCGTCCCCCGGTTCTGTTCCTAATAACAATGCGACAGAAGGTTCTTGGCCATGGCTAGTGAGTATTCAGAGATATCAGCGGCATGCCTGTTCTGGTGCTGTTATTGCTCAGACTTGGGTCCTCACCTCAGCTCACTGCATGTTCAG TTATAAACTTGATTTAAATGATGATTACACCGTTATCCTGGGGAGGCAAAGTCAGAATGGCCCAAACCATCATGAAGTAACACGCAAAGTCCGACGGGTAGTTATCCACCCAGAGTACAACCAAACCTCAGGAAAAAATGACCTGGCACTGATAGAGGTCTACTATGATGTCACCTTTAGTGATTACATCCAACCCATCTGCCTTCCGCCTGAAGACATTAAACCGCCAAGCACCGGCTGCTGGGTCACTGGATGGGAAATCTGGAACCCACCAG AAAACAAACCTGCATCTCCTTTAATTCAGGAATTAGAAGTGTCTCTGCTGGTCAATGAGAAATGTGGAGATCAGGGGAACAAATCTGGACCAAACCAAGATACCCAGCTATGTGCAGCGAAGATAAATGAAAAGGACTTTACTTGTCTG AAGGAATCCAGTGCACCCCTGGTGTGCCAGCTTCATCCTGGAGGACCATGGTTCTTGTTTGGCATTGGCATCTCGCTCATAAAATCTAGGGGTTATGAGTGTCCTGCAAAATATACTCCAATGCCCTCCAAGTTGTCTTGGGTCAGGGAGGTCGTACCACACACAGAGTTTGACTTAGTCAAGTTGACTTAG